A window of the Zeugodacus cucurbitae isolate PBARC_wt_2022May chromosome 4, idZeuCucr1.2, whole genome shotgun sequence genome harbors these coding sequences:
- the LOC105219977 gene encoding putative nuclease HARBI1, producing the protein MTYSEELESKTFFFVKSKIPGVTMAVDGTHIKIMAPKRDKHLYYNRKGFSRLNVMIVCDHKMQIRYVCAKYPGSSHDSHIWDLSDMKSISATNYRRGNANLILGDKGYPLQPWLITPFREPITCLRKRRFNTHHAKGRIIVEKTIGLLKSVFRCLCSERGLHYEPFKAARIVNFCCALHNIRLNFNSNETFNEPYLDTTANEYSIDDDNDLDDMPTDEASRIRDIRHHHNALTNGLISIQIFDIAVSMISDIYVPRKAFYRVGK; encoded by the exons ATGACTTACAGCGAAGAATTGGAatcaaaaacctttttttttgtcaaatcaaAAATTCCAGGCGTGACAATGGCAGTTGATGGAACTCACATAAAGATAATGGCTCCAAAAAGAGATAAACATCTCTATTATAACCGCAAAGGATTTTCAAGACTGAACGTTATGATT GTGTGCGACCACAAAATGCAAATACGTTACGTATGTGCTAAATATCCAGGCAGTAGTCACGATTCTCATATATGGGATTTGAGTGACATGAAATCTATCAGCGCTACCAATTATCGGAGaggaaatgcaaatttaatattaG GTGACAAAGGATACCCTCTTCAACCGTGGCTTATAACTCCATTTAGAGAACCAATCACATGCCTTAGAAAAAGAAGATTTAATACGCATCATGCTAAAGGCCGAATAATTGTTGAGAAAACAATAGGTTTATTAAAATCTGTATTTCGTTGCCTTTGCAGTGAACGAGGTCTACATTACGAGCCATTTAAAGCAGCGCGTATTGTTAATTTCTGCTGTGCATTGCATAATATTCGtttgaattttaattctaaCGAAACTTTTAATGAGCCATACCTGGATACAACTGCAAATGAATATTCCATCGATGATGACAATGATTTAGATGATATGCCCACCGACGAAGCAAGTAGAATAAGAGAta TACGTCATCATCACAACGCACTCACCAACGGATTGATTTCGATTCAAATTTTCGATATTGCGGTATCAATGATTAGCGACATCTATGTGCCGCGGAAAGCATTCTATCGCGTCGGTAAGTAA